The Setaria italica strain Yugu1 chromosome IX, Setaria_italica_v2.0, whole genome shotgun sequence genome has a window encoding:
- the LOC111258462 gene encoding uncharacterized protein LOC111258462: MNSPQHGRTLLANEIYEHMVAEKEREPEEGEAQKSPSKIVADSLSQISHSSTFLPNIGVARVSKTARSTSTTAEARLQDHFEATLQAEREEAARKQEQLEAQLLALQASLEANQAALEENQNLLCQTQEEVKGMHTKFEETNALLRAVKLQKD, translated from the exons ATGAATAGTCCGCAACATGGTCGTACTCTTCTTGCAAATGAGATATAT GAACATATGGTTGCAGAGAAGGAAAGAGAACCAGAAGAAGGAGAAGCACAAAAGTCTCCCTCCAAGATTGTTGCTGACAGTCTGAGCCAGATCAGCCATTCATCCACCTTCCTTCCAAACATTGGTGTCGCTCGAGTGTCGAAGACTGCCCGGTCTACATCGACAACCGCAGAAGCACGACTGCAAGATCACTTTGAGGCAACACTTCAAGCAGAAAGAGAGGAAGCTGCTAGGAAGCAGGAACAATTGGAAGCACAACTTCTTGCTCTGCAGGCCTCACTTGAAGCCAACCAAGCAGCACTTGAAGAAAACCAAAATTTGTTGTGCCAGACCCAAGAAGAAGTGAAGGGGATGCATACCAAGTTTGAAGAGACTAATGCACTGCTGCGAGCTGTGAAACTTCAGAAAGATTGA